ACATGCCAGCCAACTTATTCGAACGAGATTGAAATTTATTGCCAAGCTGAGAATAATTCGGAATTCATCTTAAACATTCATCCAAAGGATTACTTACAGGTATATACTCGttagaatattattcttatgtaAGACAAGTCTGTTGTTTCGttcgtaaattatttaaaccatCGTACGTTATAAATACTGAGAAATATCAGTATTAGAATTAAAAGTATAGAATTAGTAGtatctaaaaattttattgaacaaatattttatcgtattataaaatttttgtttaaacgtTTGCAAAAAAAGTAAAGTCCTTAGATCTAATAtcttataaaagtaattaataatcgatcgatttttcattctctttgaataaaatttgatgATAAATCAACAGATAACTTGTCAAAATTGGGAAAGATGGgaaaattttcgttttacGAGCACACTACCTGGAAAGGAATTAAATTCACTGCTCTTCCGAATATGTGGATTATCAAACAACGTCAGTTTAGGAGATGTGGCCAAACAAATGGGAGTGGAAACCGTCAACAGCCTTCTCTTTCAATCATTCAATAATCTTGGTGACACATTAACGAGAAAACAACTTCAAGGTTTTCCTATggtgaaaaaattaatattgtctAATAATGGTTTCTCGAAAGTCCCAAAGGATTTGTTGATGGACTTTCCCGAATTAGAACGTCTTGATCTGCATGAAAATCATCTCGAATTACCACTTGGTATTTTCGATTTCACTCCGAAACTTAAAGAACTCGAATTAGGTAATAATGGAATGAAGACGATCAAAGCTGGGATGTttgataaattagaaaaacttaattttctaaatatttggGGAAATCAATTGACGGAAATCGAAACAGGACTGTTCGACAAattaatcttattacaatCATTGGATCTAAGCAGGAATAAATTAGTGACATTATCACCGAACGTTTTTGATGGATTAAAGAAACTAGAGAaacttcatctttcttttaataatttctcttcCCTACCGGAAGGGTTGTTTAGTCAGAACAAAGCATTACAAACAGTAAAGTTGATCGACAATCACAGGAATTTGACCAGTTTACCTGACAATCTTTTTGCAAATTTGACGAAGCTCGAACTGGTCTTgctgaaaaaaaatggattgaGAATTCTACCAGAAAATTTATTCTGGGGTGCGTCgtcgttgaaaaatattagcTTAGATAGTAACTTCCTTGTTACTCTACCAAAGAATATCTTTAAAGATCtagaaaatgttgaaaaactcgaattgaattttaacaatattGTAACTCTTCCTGATAAAATCTTTTACGACATGAACAAATTGATTAAACTCGATTTGTCTATGAATCGTATGGTTTCTATATCTCGGTACGTTATTTTAcagtttatataatttttttttctttttcatttttttgtttaacaaattaaatatctttcagGCATCTATTCGACGGCTTGAAGTCCCTAACCGAACTGAacatggaaaaaaataaattaaaaactattgACAGTAACACTTTTACTCACGTAAGAAATCTACGAATTGCTAAATTCTCTCACAACGAACTTATGTTGAATTCATCCGAATATCAGAATGTTAATCTGTCACCTTTTTATAAATGTGATTTGCTAGAGgaattatatttatccaaCAATAATATATCAGAAATATACAGCGATTGGTCAATAAGTGCCACGAATTTACAATTATTAGATCTCAGTTACAACGATATTAACATCATATCGGTAAATATCACCTATCAACttcaatataaattctaaaGTACTTCATTAATCAAAATGataagatcgaaaaagaaaaaaaaaaactttttgatTTGAATAATCATtcttttatgttatttatctttttttctctctctatagaTGGAAGATTTGCAATTTGTGTCGAACAAAATTAAAGTCAATCtgagttataataaaataagacacATTTTATTGGGCCAAGCCGAAAATATTGCGAGTTTTCAAGAGACTCCACGAGACGTGATTATTCACGTCGAACATAATCCCTTACTCTGTGATTGTAATTTGTACGAATTTTTGCGTTTTCTCGAAGGTAGAATGCACCCAAACGTTCAAAATTACTTTCACATTATAACAGGAAATTTAACGTGTATCGAACCAAATGGAGTGGACGAAATAGAAATTAGTCGATTGCATTCAAAGACTTTGAAATGTGTCGAGGAAGAACACTTGTATGTTAAGAGCAAGTGTCCAATTGGTTGTGTTTGTTGGATAATACCGGAAGACAAAACTCGTTTGATAGATTGctcgtataaaaatttttctgaaCTATTGATCGACAAAACAGGAATGAACAACCTGAAACCGGTTAAAgattatcatataaaattgaatatgACCGGAAATACATTAACAGAGATACCGTCCATAGAACTTTTAGGATCAGAATATGTGACGGATTTAATTCTGtctaataacaatattatcaaaatttcaCTTAACAAATTGCCGAAAAATCTCCAAGTACGATATtcctcattttatttttgtttctattatccGATAGAGAGATGAATAACAAGcatcaatttcttcttcttcattttcaggTATTAGAATtggataataacaatatatctAGGATTAATTTGGATGTACTGGATTACTTAAAGAATTCGACTTCACTGAAAAAACTTACTTTGCATAAGAATCCATGGAAATGTGACTGTGATGCACGAGACTTACTTAGTTTTATTCAATCGAAACTAATTGACATTCCAGATTTAGGAAAAGTCACGTGTAATAACAAGAATATTTCTATGTTGGAAATGACCATTAATGATTTTTGTCCGGTCGAGACGGTGATAATCGTTGGCATAAGCTTTACGATCGCATTATTGTGTCTGTTTATCGGTGGGCTAGTAGCACTGTATTACAGATACCAACGAGAAATTAAAGTTTGGTTGTACGCCCGTCAATTTTGTTTATGGTTCGTCACAGAAGACGAATTAGATAAGGACAAGATATACGATGCGTTTATAAGTTATTCGCATAAGGACGAAGAATTTGTTGTAAACGAGTTGGTACCAAAGTTGGAAAGTGGTTCAAGACCGTACAAATTGTGTTTGCATTATCGTGACTGGCTAGCGGGTGAATGGATTCCAACACAAATCACACGTTCAGTGGAACAATCGAGGAGAACGATCGTTATAGTGTCCCCTAACTTCTTAGAAAGTGTTTGGGGTGCGATGGAATTTCGTGCAGCTCATAGGCAAGCTATGAGCGAAGGTAGAGCCAGAgtcatattaattttatatggtGATATTGGTCCTACGGATAATTTAGATGCCGAATTCAAAGCTTATATAAGTATGAATACGTATGTCAAATGGGGTGATCCATGGTTCTGGGATAAGCTGAGATACGCGTTACCACATCCGCCAGAACTTACAAGAAAtttagttaaaaagaaaatctttgaaaaacaTTATCCCTGTATACAAATCAATgctgaaaagaaagaattgataTATCCATTTGGAATCCTTGATACATCACCAGCTGTGACTACTCCACCGGCGGATTCACTTAAAGTGTTCATATGTGACCAAAATGACAAAGATCCTTACGTGAATAGCGATGAGAATGAAATAACTAAATTGAATGACAGTAACAGATTCAACATCGTACCAGAATGCGAAGCGATCCATATAAACTTGATCAATAAAATCCAATGCACTACTGTTTGATTctaaaataagtaatatcaaAATGGTGCAATGTCAAAATCACGCCTGTGAGATATTTCTCTAAGTTATTTGAATTGTCTGTGTATTTTAATAGtttttaaaaaacataaataagtTTGAATTTATTCGAACTTCGACTGAAAGGACTGAAATCCAAACAATGTaatcgtaatattaattattagtataactttttttatcattatatttttttttaatgaaatcatttatctgtatatcgttgaaaaaacatatcatataaatacTGAGCAGGGtcaaaatcatatttttttagctataattagatataaatactctaatacaaaatataacaattttcgAACAACTCTTAATTTCTAATATGCGATATTACGCTTTAATGTAGGCTAATAAATATGCCCTATTATTACTTTTCCATGTACATAATAATCATCTCACATTGACTGTCATTTTATATgcaatttattatctttacatTCGAATCAATTTTGTTTAGAACGATAGTTTAAGCATTTGTATATAGTTTCAACATTTTCATGCAATATCTTTATAGTGTGTATTTtggattttaaaaaataaaaaaaataacgaactaGTTTCAGAAAACGAACAAACCGAAAGAAtctctttataaataaaactaaaagtaaaataatgcAAGAAGTAATCTTACTTACCCATGTCAGCGTTGGTTCAGTTTCACTCGTTTCGTCGCATATAAACGTGATTTCCGCCATATAGGAACCTGCAATagttaacataaaaatataaaaaaaaaatcaaaaattcatACGGATcgtaaaaagatatagatttattttttttacttactatttaaacatttactgccattaagatatttaaattttataatgttttgataaaaatcaaaaataatgtaCGATAAAGGTCCATAAATATTACAGTCTTCACACACTGCAATACTTGATCCATTACCATTTTTCTGTTCTCCACAAATGTTTATACTGTAATTTCTGTTTGCACTTTGGACCTATAATttcaattgataataaataatactctatttttttaagttataaattaatgtacTTGAACGGAATGAAGACTCACATAATGTATCGGTTGGTTTTTATACAATgaagaaagatcgatttgatataaaaaaaattgatctttTATTCCGCACGGTGGGATCCAGTGGCCCAAGATAGTTCCACAAACAACACTAGTTCTCCATTCAAAAACATATGTACacttactatattttataaattttggcaaatgctaaaaataaaataatgtatttaatatatgtcTATAAAAAAGTCAATCAgtaatttaattcttataaatgtgaatattaaaaaattcgaaaatatttacttcatttatgttattacaaaaaaatatcaaaactgATGAAATCTTAACGTCTGTTTTTTCTGGACAGACCGAACCTTCGATGTAACGCAACATTAAttgattgttatatattattagtgTTTCTTTAGGAAAACctaaattctaaaataaagttttatatattagtaattTTGACGAAAATATACAACTTCAtagttaattatttacttacaacTTCTTCTACAAGTTCATTATTAGCATTTAATGAAGCTTTACAAATCCCACTGCCGTGCGTACAATTTAAGCCTGGAGTAGGTATTATAGTTcgacatacatttatataaaatacagtaCGATTTATTTGTACAATATAATTGTTAGTCGAACTTATTAAAGAATCTAAAGTAACTTCGGTATCTGGAATATTACATTTGatctaaaacgaaatattttattagttagAATgtcatagaatattgaaaattaatatacataactTCATAAACAATTTGTGATTTATTACTTACTCTTTTTTCACAAACCAAATTAAGATTCCAATGAATAATCAATTGACAAGGATTTTCTTCTATAATAATTGG
This is a stretch of genomic DNA from Vespula vulgaris chromosome 2, iyVesVulg1.1, whole genome shotgun sequence. It encodes these proteins:
- the LOC127072520 gene encoding protein toll — encoded protein: MIITIWLIFFLALSTTNTIASQCKGDQNCTCQPTYSNEIEIYCQAENNSEFILNIHPKDYLQITCQNWERWENFRFTSTLPGKELNSLLFRICGLSNNVSLGDVAKQMGVETVNSLLFQSFNNLGDTLTRKQLQGFPMVKKLILSNNGFSKVPKDLLMDFPELERLDLHENHLELPLGIFDFTPKLKELELGNNGMKTIKAGMFDKLEKLNFLNIWGNQLTEIETGLFDKLILLQSLDLSRNKLVTLSPNVFDGLKKLEKLHLSFNNFSSLPEGLFSQNKALQTVKLIDNHRNLTSLPDNLFANLTKLELVLLKKNGLRILPENLFWGASSLKNISLDSNFLVTLPKNIFKDLENVEKLELNFNNIVTLPDKIFYDMNKLIKLDLSMNRMVSISRHLFDGLKSLTELNMEKNKLKTIDSNTFTHVRNLRIAKFSHNELMLNSSEYQNVNLSPFYKCDLLEELYLSNNNISEIYSDWSISATNLQLLDLSYNDINIISMEDLQFVSNKIKVNLSYNKIRHILLGQAENIASFQETPRDVIIHVEHNPLLCDCNLYEFLRFLEGRMHPNVQNYFHIITGNLTCIEPNGVDEIEISRLHSKTLKCVEEEHLYVKSKCPIGCVCWIIPEDKTRLIDCSYKNFSELLIDKTGMNNLKPVKDYHIKLNMTGNTLTEIPSIELLGSEYVTDLILSNNNIIKISLNKLPKNLQVLELDNNNISRINLDVLDYLKNSTSLKKLTLHKNPWKCDCDARDLLSFIQSKLIDIPDLGKVTCNNKNISMLEMTINDFCPVETVIIVGISFTIALLCLFIGGLVALYYRYQREIKVWLYARQFCLWFVTEDELDKDKIYDAFISYSHKDEEFVVNELVPKLESGSRPYKLCLHYRDWLAGEWIPTQITRSVEQSRRTIVIVSPNFLESVWGAMEFRAAHRQAMSEGRARVILILYGDIGPTDNLDAEFKAYISMNTYVKWGDPWFWDKLRYALPHPPELTRNLVKKKIFEKHYPCIQINAEKKELIYPFGILDTSPAVTTPPADSLKVFICDQNDKDPYVNSDENEITKLNDSNRFNIVPECEAIHINLINKIQCTTV